TCTCGTCCATCTTGCGGCTGTAGACCTGCCACGAATAGCCCGCCGCGAAATCCTGGCTGGTGATCGGCGCCTGATCGAAATAACCGCGAATGTCGCCAGCCATGGCCACGCTCTCGCGCCCCACATCGCGTAGCTTGTCGGCATAATAGCCATTGGCAAGGCTGCTGGCATTCTCCAGCATCCCGCGCGAATCCTTGGAAAACCAGAACTCCACGCCCGACTGGAACATCAGCGAGGCAAAGATCACCACCAGCAGCGTGGGGATCGCCGCGATCAGCGAGAACAGCCAGACCAGCCGCACATGCAGCCGCCCGCTCGTCCCCAGACCGCTGCGCGCCGCGCGCGCCAGCGCCAGACGCCGCCCGCCCAGCACGATCAGCGCCATGGCCGGAACCAGCGAGCCCACCAGCAGGACCGAGGTAACCCGCGCGGGCAGCAACTGGTTGGCGGTGCCATCGGCGGTCACCGTCTGCCACGCCACCGACAGCATGGTGATCAGCGCAGTACCCGCAACCATTTCGAGCAGGATGAACACGTTCGCCCGGCGCAAGGCTATGAGCAGCCTGCGCCACCAGCGCGGCAGCCGTTTACCCGAGCGGAATGCATTGGCGACCATCGTGACTGCTTTACAACGCCGCTGTTGCAAAAATGCAAGTCATTTTGTCGCGCCCGCCCGTCCCTGTCGGGCGAGCCTTACCGGATGGTCAGGGCATCCTCGGGCGCGATCCCCAGATCGCCCAGACGTTTGCGCAAGGTATTGCGGTTGATCCCCAGAAGCTGGGCCGCGCGCAACTGGTTCCCCCCGGTCTGGGCCAGCGCATGGAGAAACAGCGGGCGCTCGAACGCGGCCAGTGCCGCGTCATAGAGGGTTCCGGCCTCGGGTCGGGCTTCCTCGATGAAACGGGCAAGGGCTGTGGCAAAATCCTCGCGGCCATCACCCGCGATGCCTTCGCCATCGGCCTCGCCCGGAAACAGCCCGGCCTCCCCGGCGCGCGGAAGGGCGGGCACGTCGCCAGCCAGCAACGGCTCGATGGCGGCCTCGTCGATCACGTCATCGCGCGCGAGCAGGGCCAGACGGAAGATCACGTTGCGCAACTCGCGCACATTGCCCCGCCAGGGCTGCCGCGCGAGCAGCGCCGCGCCGCCGGCCGAAAGCTGGCGCCGGGGCAGCCCGTCAGCCGCCGCACGAGCGAGGAAATGCCGCGAGAGCGCCTCCACGTCGTCGGCCCGCTCGCGCAAGGGCGGCAGCTCGATCGGCACGACCGCGAGGCGATAATAGAGATCCTCGCGGAACTGGCCCGAGGCAATCATCGGCACGAGATCGCGGTTGGTCGCCGCGATGATCCGGCAGTCGAGCGCGATTTCCTCGGTCCCGCCCACGCGGCGGATGCGCCCGGATTGCAGCGCGCGCAGCAGCCGGGTCTGCGCTTCGAGCGGCATGTCGCCGATTTCGTCGAGGAACAGCGTGCCGCGCGCGGCCTGCTCGAACTTGCCGACATGGCGCGCCACAGCCCCGGTAAACGCGCCCTTTTCGTGGCCGAACAGCTCGCTCTCGATCAGCTCATGCGGAATGGCTGCCGTGTTGACCGCCACGAACGGCCCTTCGCGCCGGCTGCCGAGCTGGTGGATCGCTTCGGCCACGAGTTCCTTGCCGGTGCCCGATTCGCCCAGGATCAGCACCGTCAGGTCGTTGCGCAGCACGCGCGTGATCATCCGGTAGACCGCCTGCATCGCCGGACTGCGCCCGACCAGCGGCAGGGCCTGCCCCAGCTCCTCGTCGGCCCCGGAGAGGTCCGCCGCCTCGTTCGAGCCGAGCGCCTGTCGCACCGTGCGGACCAGTTCCTCAAGGTCGAAAGGCTTGGGGAAATACTCGAAAGCCCCCGTCTCGCTCGCCCGCACCGCCGTATCGAGGGTATTCTGCGCCGAAAGGATGATCACCTGCATCCGCGGAAACGCCGCGCGCACGGGGGGCAGGCTGGCAATGCCATCGCCATCGGTCAGCATCACGTCGGTGAGCATCAGGCCATAGGAATGCGCCGCCAGCAGCCGGTCGCGCCCGGCGATGCTGTCGCAGCGATCGACGCGCAGCCCTTCGGCCTCAAGCGCGGCGGTAATGACGATCGCGATCGAGGCATCGTCCTCGACCAGCAAGATGGCCTCGGTCATCGTCCCTTCCCTGCCTCTTTTTCCTGCGGATCGCGTTTTTCCGGGGCATCCTCGGCAACCGACCCGGCCACGGGCAGATGCAGGCGGAAATGGGTCCAGCCCCCTTCCTCGTCGCGGTCGTGGGTGATCCGCCCGTTCATCTCGCGCACCAGTTTCTGCACCAGCGCCAGTCCCAGCCCCTGTCCGTGCTTCTTGGCGGTCACGAAGGGCTCGAAGATATGGTCGCGCAAGGTCGGGTCCACACCGGGCCCGTTGTCGCTGACCCTGACCTCGATCGGCAGGCGCAGCGCCCGCTGCCCGCGCGAATGGACCTGAATGCCGCTGGCAAAGCGCGTGCGGATCATGATCTGCCGCCCGCCCATTCCCTCATCCCGTCCTTCGCAGGCTTCCCGCGCATTGGTCATCAGGTTGAGCATGACCTGCACGAGCGCATCGGGATTGGCCATGACCGGGGGCAGCGAGGGATCGAATTCCTCGCGGACGGGGACCACCCCACGATCGCTCGCCGCATCGCTCGCGGCAATGATCGCCTCGGCGCGGCGGATGGCGACATGGAGGTTGCAGGGCACCGCAGGCTCGCGGATGCGCCGCGAAAGCGATTGCATGGTGTCGATCAGCTTGGCGATCCGGTCGACTTCCGCGGTGATCAGCCCGGTCAGTGCGCGATCCGCCTCGCCCAGCTTGCGGTCGAGCAGTTGCGCCGCGCCGCGAATGCCCGCCAGCGGGTTCTTGATCTCGTGGGCGAGCACTTCGGGCGCGCGCAAGGCGCCGGTTTCGCCCTCGCCCGCGCCATGGACATCGTCGCCCAGCCCCTCGACCCCGCTCATCTCGTGCAGCACGAGCATCTGCCAGCCCGGATGATGCGCGACCGGCGCGGTCATCAGGTCGAGTGCGCGCGCGCTTTG
The genomic region above belongs to Novosphingobium sp. IK01 and contains:
- a CDS encoding sigma-54-dependent transcriptional regulator, with product MTEAILLVEDDASIAIVITAALEAEGLRVDRCDSIAGRDRLLAAHSYGLMLTDVMLTDGDGIASLPPVRAAFPRMQVIILSAQNTLDTAVRASETGAFEYFPKPFDLEELVRTVRQALGSNEAADLSGADEELGQALPLVGRSPAMQAVYRMITRVLRNDLTVLILGESGTGKELVAEAIHQLGSRREGPFVAVNTAAIPHELIESELFGHEKGAFTGAVARHVGKFEQAARGTLFLDEIGDMPLEAQTRLLRALQSGRIRRVGGTEEIALDCRIIAATNRDLVPMIASGQFREDLYYRLAVVPIELPPLRERADDVEALSRHFLARAAADGLPRRQLSAGGAALLARQPWRGNVRELRNVIFRLALLARDDVIDEAAIEPLLAGDVPALPRAGEAGLFPGEADGEGIAGDGREDFATALARFIEEARPEAGTLYDAALAAFERPLFLHALAQTGGNQLRAAQLLGINRNTLRKRLGDLGIAPEDALTIR
- a CDS encoding two-component system sensor histidine kinase NtrB; translated protein: MPDPNRMPDPNRMIASFPLAVLLLDPAMVVAAVNPAAEQLLGQSVRRLVNRPLEQVLVFDEPLIVSRLADAQTHLVARKVRVGLAGQSARALDLMTAPVAHHPGWQMLVLHEMSGVEGLGDDVHGAGEGETGALRAPEVLAHEIKNPLAGIRGAAQLLDRKLGEADRALTGLITAEVDRIAKLIDTMQSLSRRIREPAVPCNLHVAIRRAEAIIAASDAASDRGVVPVREEFDPSLPPVMANPDALVQVMLNLMTNAREACEGRDEGMGGRQIMIRTRFASGIQVHSRGQRALRLPIEVRVSDNGPGVDPTLRDHIFEPFVTAKKHGQGLGLALVQKLVREMNGRITHDRDEEGGWTHFRLHLPVAGSVAEDAPEKRDPQEKEAGKGR